One stretch of Chryseobacterium sp. LJ668 DNA includes these proteins:
- a CDS encoding diacylglycerol/lipid kinase family protein yields MENVAFIINPFSAKKNYQPFLNALKSKLNNPLYYISESILGTDEFIQKHFSTTDIFVAIGGDGTISTVAKNLINTDKILAIFPAGSGNGFSNETQFSKNLDELIEKLRQKKSRKIDTFTVNDRLSINVSGTGFDGKVVKEFEKTNRGFKNYIKVSLKTFFSYKPIKLKFFDEKYQQYNGKYLMVNIANTRQFGNHAYIAPMASKSDGLVDMVLVKKFPLTYSPLFAFRMFTKKLKEDDYLTYLPVSEVEFKVNTKNWHLDGEFNRIKSPINIKVQPASLTILI; encoded by the coding sequence ATGGAAAATGTAGCTTTTATCATCAATCCTTTTTCGGCGAAAAAGAATTACCAGCCATTTCTTAATGCGCTTAAAAGTAAACTAAACAATCCGTTATATTACATTTCAGAATCAATACTTGGTACCGATGAGTTTATTCAAAAGCATTTTTCAACTACAGATATTTTTGTAGCAATAGGGGGTGACGGAACGATATCGACAGTTGCAAAAAATCTGATCAATACAGATAAGATATTGGCTATTTTTCCTGCAGGGTCGGGAAATGGCTTTTCTAATGAGACACAGTTCAGCAAAAATTTAGATGAATTAATAGAAAAATTAAGGCAAAAGAAATCAAGAAAGATTGATACATTTACTGTTAACGACAGGCTTTCCATTAATGTTTCAGGTACGGGATTCGATGGAAAAGTTGTGAAAGAGTTTGAAAAAACAAACCGTGGTTTCAAAAATTATATAAAAGTTTCTTTAAAGACATTTTTCAGCTACAAACCGATTAAATTAAAATTTTTCGATGAAAAATATCAACAATATAATGGCAAATATCTGATGGTAAATATTGCAAACACCCGACAGTTTGGCAATCACGCTTATATTGCTCCGATGGCAAGTAAAAGTGACGGATTGGTCGATATGGTTTTGGTTAAAAAATTTCCTCTGACTTATTCACCTTTATTTGCATTCAGAATGTTTACAAAAAAGCTTAAAGAAGATGATTATCTGACTTACTTACCTGTTTCAGAGGTTGAATTCAAAGTCAATACGAAAAACTGGCATCTTGATGGTGAGTTCAACAGGATAAAATCGCCCATCAATATTAAAGTACAGCCGGCAAGTCTTACAATCTTAATTTAG
- a CDS encoding RsiV family protein has product MKNTIKAVLLATLFILSACRKADSKNTETKAETKAVPEFKIDSVKITDSIKVSEKLTLKYESTMLVFPTITDQALLDSIYYERKGITDFSKQGLQNFLNKDKTEYFSSVKDKNNDWTSDIAYPQTWNSGAFMKLRSHIKDFLQIQYLYSSYEGGAHGNYGFSERIFDLKTNKKLQLKDITTMPKARLEQLLFKNINTIPSGTTDSQGAVKNSDMLLLEVIPANENFYFDDKNLYFHYSPYEIAAFAAGDITIPVSWDELKGTLTSEFKERMKIN; this is encoded by the coding sequence ATGAAAAATACGATCAAAGCTGTTTTATTAGCGACACTTTTTATTTTATCAGCCTGCAGAAAGGCAGATTCTAAAAATACTGAGACTAAAGCCGAAACCAAAGCGGTTCCGGAATTCAAGATTGATTCTGTAAAAATTACAGACTCAATTAAAGTAAGTGAAAAACTGACGCTTAAATATGAATCTACAATGTTGGTTTTTCCTACAATCACAGATCAGGCTCTATTAGACAGTATTTATTATGAAAGAAAAGGTATTACTGATTTTTCAAAACAAGGGTTGCAGAATTTTCTAAATAAAGATAAAACGGAATATTTTTCTTCTGTAAAAGACAAAAACAACGACTGGACTTCAGATATAGCGTATCCGCAAACTTGGAATTCCGGAGCTTTTATGAAACTAAGATCACACATCAAAGATTTTCTTCAGATCCAATACCTATATTCTTCTTATGAAGGTGGAGCGCATGGTAATTACGGTTTTTCAGAGCGAATTTTTGATTTGAAAACCAATAAAAAACTACAGCTGAAGGATATTACTACAATGCCAAAAGCCAGATTAGAACAACTATTATTCAAGAACATTAATACTATTCCCAGCGGAACAACAGATTCACAAGGAGCAGTTAAAAATTCAGATATGCTTTTGTTGGAAGTTATCCCGGCTAACGAAAATTTTTATTTTGATGATAAAAATCTGTATTTTCACTACAGTCCGTATGAGATTGCAGCTTTCGCAGCAGGAGACATTACGATTCCTGTTTCGTGGGATGAGCTTAAAGGTACACTGACATCTGAATTCAAAGAAAGAATGAAAATTAACTAA
- a CDS encoding transglutaminase domain-containing protein → MRKILLVFCLCLMCQIFNAQKHEFLKMPKFSIDDLNKAKSAIDEKAPAEILYRSIHYRVDPYNGQLIKKYAYRIKIYDKDKSEDWLNLDIHLQENKSGSRETLTSVKANVYNLEEGKIAETKVDKSSKFKSKENKYVTINKFAFPNIKNGSVIEYQYEVSSPFMYELPIIYVELDTPSIYTEYVLDSPTNMSYHIDFTGSLTPKHQKVGEDFLYGADAKTYRFAFENLKAFKSEKFVKNNDNYRTKIRAELHSTFFNNGLKTYTSTWEDIRKTLWEHDEFGMQYKKDKLAKDMLPKSILEEKDELKKANLIFDFVKTSYTWNNTTGFYTENGIKELAKTKTGNTGDLNLMLINMLRSQGIKAYPILISTVKNGMVNLTFPNIGNFDYVIAAAELGKNIYLFDATSKQSKEGILPGRVWNSNGLLLRDDKAEVISLNNIKPSYSSHTTKAKIHDDGTVTGEYQDQDEGLLALNAKEDFDENPEKYTKQYKENFSVDFSDINSRVLDDGEFRSTMRFTSNNMIDNLGKRKIINPLLFLHQTSNDFDQQEERKYMIDFISPISKTKIVEIEIPEGYEIAELPKSKKIITDDKEISYSYTVERKGNKILTISEFQIASADYPKEYYPAFKQIWKVISDSENQVMSLIKK, encoded by the coding sequence ATGAGAAAAATACTTTTAGTTTTTTGTCTTTGCCTGATGTGCCAGATTTTCAATGCACAGAAACATGAGTTTCTTAAAATGCCAAAATTCAGTATTGATGATTTAAATAAAGCAAAGTCAGCAATCGATGAGAAAGCACCTGCAGAAATCCTTTATAGATCAATACATTACCGAGTTGATCCTTACAATGGTCAACTGATAAAAAAATATGCGTACCGAATAAAAATTTACGATAAAGATAAATCTGAAGACTGGCTAAATCTTGATATTCATTTACAAGAAAATAAATCTGGCAGCCGCGAAACATTAACTTCAGTTAAAGCCAATGTCTATAATCTTGAAGAAGGTAAAATAGCTGAAACTAAAGTAGACAAAAGCTCTAAATTTAAATCTAAAGAAAATAAGTATGTGACGATTAATAAATTTGCATTTCCTAATATTAAAAATGGATCTGTAATTGAGTACCAATATGAAGTCTCATCACCTTTTATGTATGAGCTACCAATTATTTATGTAGAATTGGATACACCTTCAATATATACTGAATATGTGCTGGATTCACCTACCAATATGTCATATCATATCGATTTTACCGGCAGCTTAACACCGAAACACCAAAAAGTTGGTGAAGACTTTTTATATGGTGCAGATGCTAAGACATACAGATTCGCATTCGAAAATTTAAAGGCATTCAAATCTGAAAAATTTGTAAAAAATAACGATAATTACAGAACCAAAATCAGAGCAGAGCTGCATTCTACTTTTTTTAACAATGGTTTGAAGACATATACTTCTACTTGGGAAGATATCAGGAAAACCCTTTGGGAGCATGATGAGTTTGGTATGCAGTACAAAAAAGACAAGCTTGCAAAAGATATGTTGCCGAAAAGTATATTGGAAGAAAAAGATGAACTGAAAAAAGCAAATTTGATTTTTGATTTCGTAAAAACTTCATATACTTGGAACAATACTACTGGGTTCTACACAGAAAATGGTATAAAAGAACTTGCTAAAACCAAAACAGGAAATACAGGAGATCTAAATCTGATGTTGATTAACATGTTAAGAAGTCAAGGAATAAAAGCTTATCCAATTTTAATTTCAACCGTTAAAAACGGTATGGTGAACCTTACATTTCCCAACATCGGAAACTTTGATTATGTGATTGCAGCAGCAGAATTAGGCAAGAATATCTACCTGTTTGACGCAACTTCTAAACAGTCAAAAGAAGGTATACTTCCTGGTAGAGTTTGGAACAGTAACGGACTTTTGTTAAGAGATGATAAGGCGGAAGTTATTTCTTTAAACAATATCAAACCAAGCTATTCTTCTCACACTACAAAAGCTAAGATTCATGATGACGGTACAGTAACCGGCGAATATCAAGATCAGGATGAAGGTTTATTGGCTTTAAATGCTAAAGAAGACTTTGACGAAAATCCTGAGAAATATACAAAACAGTATAAAGAAAATTTTTCAGTAGATTTTTCTGATATTAATTCAAGAGTTTTGGATGATGGAGAATTTAGATCTACAATGAGATTTACATCTAATAATATGATTGATAATCTAGGAAAGAGAAAAATTATAAATCCTTTATTGTTTTTGCATCAGACCAGTAACGATTTTGATCAGCAGGAAGAAAGAAAATATATGATCGATTTTATTTCACCCATCAGCAAAACAAAAATTGTAGAAATAGAAATACCTGAAGGTTATGAAATTGCAGAATTGCCTAAAAGTAAAAAAATAATTACAGATGACAAAGAAATCAGTTATTCTTATACAGTAGAAAGAAAGGGTAATAAGATCCTTACGATCTCGGAATTTCAAATTGCAAGTGCAGATTATCCTAAAGAATATTATCCGGCTTTTAAACAAATCTGGAAGGTTATTTCAGACAGTGAAAATCAGGTTATGAGCTTGATCAAAAAATAA
- a CDS encoding DUF3857 domain-containing protein produces the protein MMKLFCLGAFSIASLYYAQNYPVSEISESLKKNASAVIRNENTVVEINKIDEIVYRNLSAVTILNKDAISYSIPKIYYEKGDVISNVKVTVYDEKGGKLKSYSKSDFSDMAANSQGTFYSDNRVMVLSYTPTSFPYTVEFSYDQKDQNTVFIPDFTPFYSHNISLEKSSFKILNKSGINLRTKTYDSPFKYAAVDVQDNGNEKLYTYQNVAAIDEAELVPNPQKILPKVSFSLDQFSLVGKKGNITSWKDFGLWYYNNLLTPVSVSTPQIKSEIAALNLSGSTEEKVKKIFQYMQSKTRYIFVALGIGGWQPMMPDEVQKKGYGDCKGLTNYMKTLLDEAGIPSYYAIINANSSPVSFDVEFPKMGGNHVILVIPTDKGNIWLENTSQDIAFNHMSYKTTDRNVLAVKSTGIDIMETPSYTSQQSKENQILNIQINPDKTISGKGKFSYTGNQYDFNLSYISLSQKDKNEAMKSKFSSLNFENVEMNNFVNNKDLASIDFDLNFKASNYSKMMGDSFIFRAVPIYSSGFYHTDENRQLPFENRFSYEDDYEIVFQLPANYVIEEMPQNGLVTSDFGTYMITFEKKQDQLVVKRTINMKKGIYSKEKYNDYVNFRKKIMNADNSKILISKKS, from the coding sequence ATGATGAAACTTTTTTGTTTAGGTGCTTTTTCTATAGCATCTTTATACTATGCACAAAATTACCCCGTTTCTGAAATTAGTGAAAGCCTAAAGAAAAATGCGAGCGCTGTTATACGTAATGAAAATACAGTTGTCGAAATAAATAAAATCGATGAAATTGTTTACAGAAATCTGTCTGCAGTTACAATTTTGAATAAAGATGCGATAAGCTATTCTATCCCAAAAATTTATTACGAAAAAGGTGATGTGATCTCAAATGTGAAGGTTACTGTTTATGACGAAAAAGGCGGGAAATTGAAGAGTTATTCTAAAAGTGATTTTTCGGATATGGCAGCAAATTCTCAGGGAACATTTTATTCAGACAATAGAGTGATGGTTCTTTCATATACACCAACTTCATTTCCATATACAGTAGAGTTTAGTTATGATCAGAAAGATCAGAATACAGTTTTTATCCCGGATTTTACGCCATTTTATTCTCACAACATTTCTTTAGAAAAAAGCAGTTTTAAAATACTCAATAAATCAGGGATCAATCTTCGTACAAAAACATACGACTCACCATTTAAGTATGCAGCTGTCGATGTTCAGGATAATGGAAACGAAAAATTGTATACTTATCAAAATGTTGCTGCAATCGATGAGGCAGAATTGGTTCCTAATCCACAGAAAATTTTACCGAAAGTAAGTTTTTCTTTAGATCAGTTTAGTTTAGTAGGAAAAAAAGGAAACATCACTTCATGGAAAGATTTCGGTTTGTGGTATTACAATAATCTGTTGACACCAGTATCTGTCTCTACACCACAGATCAAATCAGAAATTGCTGCGCTCAACTTATCAGGAAGTACTGAAGAGAAAGTGAAAAAAATATTTCAGTACATGCAAAGCAAAACAAGATATATTTTTGTGGCTCTGGGTATTGGCGGATGGCAGCCGATGATGCCGGATGAGGTACAGAAAAAGGGATATGGTGACTGTAAAGGTTTGACCAATTATATGAAGACACTTCTTGACGAGGCAGGAATTCCCTCTTATTATGCAATCATTAATGCCAATTCTTCCCCTGTAAGTTTTGATGTCGAGTTTCCAAAAATGGGTGGTAATCATGTTATTTTGGTAATTCCTACAGATAAAGGAAATATTTGGTTAGAAAATACATCTCAGGATATTGCATTTAATCATATGAGTTACAAAACCACAGATAGAAATGTGCTGGCTGTAAAATCTACTGGAATTGATATCATGGAAACTCCCAGCTATACATCCCAGCAAAGCAAGGAGAATCAGATTTTAAATATTCAGATAAATCCTGACAAAACCATTTCCGGAAAAGGTAAATTTTCGTATACAGGAAATCAGTATGATTTTAACTTATCTTACATTTCACTTTCTCAGAAAGATAAAAATGAGGCAATGAAATCTAAATTTTCGAGCCTGAATTTTGAAAATGTAGAGATGAATAATTTCGTGAACAATAAAGATTTGGCTTCGATAGATTTTGACTTGAATTTTAAAGCTTCGAATTACTCAAAAATGATGGGTGACAGTTTTATATTCAGAGCAGTTCCTATTTATTCCTCAGGGTTTTATCATACAGATGAAAATCGTCAGCTGCCGTTTGAAAACAGATTTTCATATGAAGATGATTATGAAATCGTTTTTCAGCTTCCTGCCAATTATGTAATCGAAGAAATGCCGCAAAACGGGCTTGTCACTTCAGATTTCGGTACTTACATGATCACATTTGAGAAAAAACAGGATCAGCTTGTTGTAAAAAGAACCATCAATATGAAGAAGGGGATTTATTCTAAAGAAAAATATAACGATTACGTCAATTTCCGAAAAAAAATAATGAATGCTGATAACTCAAAAATCCTAATATCCAAAAAATCGTAA
- the gyrB gene encoding DNA topoisomerase (ATP-hydrolyzing) subunit B — translation MSQKQYTASSIQALEGMEHVRLRPSMYIGDVGVRGLHHLVYEVVDNSIDEALAGHCDTILVTIHKGDGISVKDNGRGIPVDLHEKEQKSALEVVMTKIGAGGKFDKDSYKVSGGLHGVGVSCVNALSTLLVATVSRDGKLYQQKYSEGKALADVAEIGTTDERGTEVFFQPDGTIFQELVYNYDTLAARMRELSFLNRGITITLVDEREPNEDGSFAFEVFHSEGGLREFVEYIDGSREAIMENVIFMEGERDDIPVEVAMRYNTSFTENLHSYVNNINTHEGGTHLAGFRRALTRTLKKYADDLGIPAKEKVEITGDDFREGLTAIISVKVMEPQFEGQTKTKLGNSEVSGAVDKIVGEMLSNFLEENPTEAKIIVQKVVLAAKARQAAKKAREMVQRKSPMGGSGLPGKLSDCSSKDPAESELFLVEGDSAGGTAKQGRDRHFQAILPLRGKILNVEKSMLHKVYDNEEIKNIYTALGVSVGTEEDSKALNMAKLRYHKVVIMTDADIDGSHISTLILTFFFRFMRELIENGYIYIAQPPLYLLKRGNKKVYAYNEKEREEFTLEMSPDGKGVEVQRYKGLGEMNPEQLWETTLNPDHRILKQVTIDNAVEADSVFSMLMGDEVPPRREFIEKNAKYAKIDV, via the coding sequence ATGAGTCAAAAACAATATACAGCTAGTAGTATCCAGGCATTAGAAGGCATGGAGCACGTTCGTCTAAGACCATCTATGTACATTGGAGATGTAGGAGTAAGAGGTCTTCATCATTTGGTTTATGAGGTAGTAGATAACTCTATTGACGAAGCTCTTGCGGGTCATTGCGATACGATATTAGTTACAATACACAAAGGAGATGGTATCTCTGTGAAAGATAATGGTAGAGGGATTCCTGTAGATTTGCACGAAAAAGAACAAAAGTCAGCCCTTGAAGTAGTTATGACCAAAATCGGAGCAGGTGGAAAATTTGATAAAGATTCTTACAAGGTTTCCGGAGGTCTGCATGGTGTGGGTGTATCTTGTGTGAATGCGCTGTCAACTCTTTTAGTAGCAACAGTAAGCCGTGATGGCAAATTATATCAGCAAAAATATTCAGAAGGAAAAGCCTTGGCAGATGTTGCCGAAATAGGAACGACTGATGAAAGAGGAACTGAAGTTTTCTTTCAGCCGGATGGTACTATCTTTCAGGAATTGGTTTATAATTATGATACTCTTGCAGCAAGAATGCGTGAGCTTTCTTTTTTGAACAGAGGAATTACGATTACTCTTGTAGATGAGAGAGAACCTAACGAAGACGGGTCGTTTGCCTTTGAAGTTTTTCATTCTGAAGGAGGATTAAGAGAATTTGTAGAATATATCGACGGAAGCCGTGAAGCCATCATGGAAAACGTTATTTTCATGGAAGGTGAAAGAGATGATATTCCTGTGGAGGTTGCAATGCGCTACAATACTTCATTTACCGAAAATCTTCATTCTTATGTGAATAATATCAATACTCATGAAGGCGGAACTCACTTGGCAGGTTTCAGACGTGCTTTGACGAGAACGCTAAAAAAATATGCTGATGATCTTGGAATTCCTGCTAAAGAAAAAGTAGAAATTACAGGAGATGACTTTCGTGAAGGCTTAACAGCAATCATTTCTGTAAAAGTGATGGAGCCTCAGTTTGAAGGACAAACCAAAACAAAACTAGGAAATTCTGAAGTTTCCGGTGCGGTAGATAAGATCGTAGGTGAAATGTTGAGTAATTTCTTAGAAGAAAATCCAACTGAAGCTAAAATTATCGTACAAAAAGTGGTACTGGCTGCAAAAGCGAGACAGGCTGCAAAAAAAGCCCGTGAAATGGTTCAGAGAAAATCTCCAATGGGAGGTTCTGGATTACCGGGAAAACTTTCTGACTGTTCTTCTAAAGATCCCGCAGAATCTGAATTGTTCTTAGTCGAAGGAGATTCAGCTGGCGGAACTGCAAAGCAGGGGAGAGACAGACATTTTCAGGCGATTTTACCTTTAAGAGGTAAAATTTTGAACGTCGAAAAATCAATGCTTCACAAAGTGTATGACAATGAGGAGATCAAAAATATTTATACTGCTTTAGGCGTTTCTGTAGGAACAGAAGAAGACAGCAAGGCCTTGAACATGGCAAAATTAAGATACCATAAAGTGGTGATCATGACCGATGCTGATATTGATGGTTCTCACATTTCTACTTTGATTCTGACATTCTTCTTTAGATTTATGAGAGAGCTGATTGAGAACGGATATATTTATATCGCTCAGCCGCCTTTATATTTATTAAAAAGAGGAAATAAAAAAGTGTACGCTTACAATGAAAAAGAGCGTGAAGAATTTACTTTAGAAATGTCTCCGGACGGAAAAGGCGTTGAAGTTCAGCGTTATAAAGGTCTTGGGGAAATGAATCCTGAACAGCTTTGGGAAACTACATTGAATCCTGATCACAGAATTCTGAAGCAGGTAACCATAGATAATGCAGTTGAGGCAGACAGTGTATTCTCAATGTTGATGGGAGACGAGGTTCCGCCAAGAAGAGAATTTATAGAAAAGAATGCAAAATATGCTAAAATTGATGTATAA
- a CDS encoding T9SS type A sorting domain-containing protein, translating to MKKILFLLFLLPLFSYCQYYIGKLPSYPSQDNHYLNNASKAIAKDGSIYIYAANSLTKINVNGAIDTSFGSNGVVTNIPPMTNVSESQTLIAVNDQNIFLYCNKKIAKYNINGVIDTTFGNAGFLTLSLGVWKMIIDNDSSLFVMLSNTYKINKILPNGGISNAFEINNVKDFYKTDLNQIYATYTDSSTNPNVITMSKYSLDGTKDMNFGNSGSISFTDNLILNEKNGEFYLKGNNQLTKYTASGIIDTNFGIAGTVNNVFPSVNKVVSDSNNKVLFFGGNQGYGSNLTAIFRLESTGILDNTFNNGSYLYSNSGTGMITDVLLLDDYTFICLTSTRVSLNSTVYGTAKYLRTQNVLGIVETENINSDIQIFPNPVSDVLLIKTKDKIKETKVYSIDGKLLISGDTNEIHVENLPLGNYILEVISNKNIYNKKFIKK from the coding sequence ATGAAAAAAATATTATTCTTACTCTTTTTATTGCCGTTATTTTCTTACTGTCAATATTATATAGGGAAATTACCGTCATATCCTTCTCAAGATAATCATTATTTAAATAATGCATCGAAGGCTATTGCTAAAGACGGAAGTATTTATATCTATGCAGCAAATAGTCTAACAAAAATAAATGTTAATGGAGCAATAGATACAAGCTTCGGATCAAATGGTGTGGTTACTAATATCCCACCAATGACCAATGTTAGTGAATCACAAACATTAATAGCTGTTAATGATCAGAATATATTTTTATATTGTAACAAAAAGATTGCAAAATACAATATTAATGGTGTTATTGATACTACATTCGGAAATGCCGGTTTTTTAACATTATCGTTAGGGGTTTGGAAAATGATTATTGATAATGATTCTTCATTGTTTGTAATGCTATCAAACACATATAAAATTAATAAAATACTTCCGAATGGTGGTATTAGTAATGCTTTTGAAATAAATAACGTAAAAGACTTCTATAAAACAGATCTAAATCAAATTTATGCGACTTACACAGATTCATCAACGAATCCTAACGTCATAACAATGAGTAAATACAGTCTGGATGGTACGAAAGATATGAATTTTGGAAATTCAGGAAGTATTTCGTTCACAGATAATCTCATTCTCAATGAAAAAAATGGTGAGTTTTATCTTAAAGGAAATAATCAGCTAACTAAATATACTGCTTCAGGAATTATTGATACTAATTTTGGAATTGCAGGAACGGTTAATAACGTTTTTCCATCTGTAAATAAAGTTGTTTCTGATTCTAATAATAAAGTATTATTTTTTGGTGGTAATCAAGGATATGGTTCTAATTTAACAGCGATATTTCGTTTAGAAAGTACCGGAATATTAGATAACACTTTTAATAATGGCAGTTATTTATACTCTAATTCTGGTACTGGTATGATTACAGATGTTTTATTGCTGGATGATTATACATTCATATGTCTTACAAGTACCAGAGTTAGCTTGAATAGTACCGTTTACGGAACGGCAAAGTATTTGAGAACACAAAATGTATTGGGTATTGTTGAAACAGAAAATATTAATTCAGATATACAAATATTCCCTAATCCTGTTTCTGATGTTTTGCTGATAAAAACTAAAGATAAAATAAAAGAAACAAAAGTCTATTCAATAGACGGAAAACTACTAATTTCAGGCGATACGAATGAGATACATGTAGAAAATTTACCATTAGGAAATTATATATTAGAAGTGATTTCTAATAAAAATATTTACAATAAAAAATTCATTAAAAAATAA
- a CDS encoding cytochrome ubiquinol oxidase subunit I: MDDFLAARAQMALSLGFHIIFACVGMVMPFLMAFAHWKYLKTGNKMYKGLTKAWSKGVAILFATGAVSGTMLSFELGLLWPGFMKHAGPIFGMPFSLEGTAFFIEAIAIGFFLYGWDKFNKWFHWFCGFLVGLSGLASGILVVAANAWMNSPAGFDYINGKYLNIDPMKAMFNEAWFPQALHMTVAAFCATGFAVAGVHAFLIMKKKNVEFHTKAFRIAAAFALVGAFGAPLSGDVAAKSVAKRQPIKLAAMEAHFETEKGAAFVIGGIPDEEKGEINYALKIPKVLSFLATNDFNAEVKGLNNFPKDEWPPVAVVHYAFQIMIFFGVVMISIGSLYLYAFFFKKHWLNKNWLLKTFLFATPFGYIALEAGWTVTEVGRQPWIIYGIMRTADAVTPMPGIQYSFYFFTAIFISLSLIIIFLLRRQIQMVPRLYDPTDPQFNLKNKKS, from the coding sequence ATGGACGACTTTCTTGCAGCTCGCGCACAAATGGCCCTATCCCTCGGTTTTCATATCATTTTTGCCTGTGTCGGAATGGTAATGCCTTTTCTCATGGCGTTCGCACACTGGAAGTATCTTAAAACAGGCAACAAAATGTACAAAGGTCTCACAAAAGCCTGGAGTAAAGGTGTTGCTATTCTTTTCGCCACAGGAGCTGTTTCCGGAACAATGCTTTCTTTTGAATTAGGACTTCTCTGGCCCGGCTTTATGAAACACGCAGGACCTATTTTTGGAATGCCGTTTTCTCTTGAAGGAACTGCCTTTTTTATTGAAGCCATCGCCATAGGTTTTTTTCTTTACGGTTGGGATAAATTTAATAAATGGTTCCACTGGTTTTGCGGATTTTTGGTTGGCTTAAGCGGACTGGCCTCAGGAATTCTGGTTGTTGCCGCTAATGCATGGATGAATTCTCCTGCTGGATTTGATTATATCAACGGAAAGTATCTTAATATTGATCCTATGAAAGCAATGTTTAATGAAGCATGGTTTCCGCAGGCATTACACATGACCGTGGCTGCATTTTGTGCGACAGGGTTTGCCGTTGCAGGAGTTCATGCCTTTTTAATTATGAAAAAGAAGAATGTAGAATTTCATACCAAAGCGTTTAGAATTGCCGCCGCTTTTGCTCTTGTTGGAGCTTTTGGCGCTCCTTTAAGCGGTGATGTTGCTGCAAAATCTGTTGCCAAGCGACAGCCCATCAAATTAGCAGCAATGGAAGCGCATTTTGAAACTGAGAAAGGTGCAGCCTTCGTTATTGGAGGAATTCCTGATGAAGAAAAAGGTGAAATTAATTACGCTCTAAAAATCCCTAAAGTTTTAAGTTTTTTGGCAACCAATGATTTTAATGCAGAAGTAAAAGGTCTGAATAATTTCCCCAAAGATGAATGGCCGCCGGTTGCAGTCGTGCACTATGCCTTTCAGATCATGATTTTCTTTGGAGTTGTGATGATCTCTATTGGAAGCCTGTATTTGTATGCGTTCTTCTTTAAAAAACATTGGCTGAATAAAAACTGGCTGCTGAAAACATTTCTTTTCGCTACACCATTCGGATATATTGCTCTGGAAGCAGGCTGGACAGTCACTGAAGTTGGTAGACAGCCATGGATTATTTATGGAATCATGAGAACGGCTGATGCGGTAACTCCGATGCCGGGAATTCAATATTCATTTTACTTCTTTACTGCTATTTTTATTTCATTATCATTAATTATTATTTTCCTTTTGAGAAGACAGATACAAATGGTTCCAAGACTATATGATCCCACCGATCCACAGTTTAACCTTAAAAACAAAAAATCATGA